A genomic segment from Aegilops tauschii subsp. strangulata cultivar AL8/78 chromosome 1, Aet v6.0, whole genome shotgun sequence encodes:
- the LOC109762893 gene encoding transcription factor WRKY45-1, with product MAALVTPAGCPSVSELVVQGRDSAAVLEALLRGASSPDNAGIRELAAEILRCCDRALAALHGGEGAVVDVSGGRKRKSGPGGADNLTRPKRRMRASGGEKAARVERRRTAEDGFIWRKYGQKEIHNNKHPRLYFRCTYKHDIGCPATRQVQQAEDDPSLYVITYFGDHTCCQGDAAGAVLEAEDVKMQPFVINFGSATASSGSPWLSSPSDTDDVRRSDSGASGSSQAVCSPEEFEVKEAKVESTSEDSQTVDPAAAELSSSADFSCASPAWDPLSGCLDWDHFGDSPFDCEFLDFDAIPLFQ from the exons ATGGCGGCACTTGTCACTCCCGCGGGTTGTCCCAGCGTGTCCGAGCTGGTCGTGCAGGGCCGGGACTCCGCCGCCGTCCTCGAGGCCCTGCTCCGGGGCGCGTCGTCCCCCGACAACGCCGGGATCCGGGAGCTCGCCGCGGAGATCCTCCGTTGCTGCGACCGCGCGCTCGCCGCGCTCCACGGCGGTGAAGGCGCCGTGGTCGATGTCTCCGGCGGCAGGAAGCGAAAGTCGGGGCCCGGCGGCGCTGACAACCTGACGAGGCCGAAAAGAAG GATGCGCGCGAGCGGCGGGGAGAAGGCGGCGAGAGTCGAGAGGAGGCGGACGGCGGAGGACGGCTTCATATGGAGGAAGTACGGGCAGAAGGAGATCCACAACAACAAGCACCCGCGGCTCTACTTCAGGTGCACCTACAAGCACGACATCGGCTGCCCGGCGACGAGGCAGGTCCAGCAGGCGGAGGACGACCCCTCCCTCTACGTCATCACCTACTTCGGCGACCACACCTGCTGCCAAGGCGACGCCGCTGGCGCCGTCCTGGAGGCCGAGGACGTGAAGATGCAGCCGTTCGTCATCAACTTTGGGTCGGCCACCGCGAGCAGCGGCTCGCCGTGGCTCTCCTCGCCCAGCGACACCGACGACGTCCGGAGGAGCGACAGCGGGGCCTCAGGCTCGTCGCAGGCCGTGTGTTCGCCGGAGGAATTCGAAGTGAAAGAGGCCAAAGTTGAGTCAACGTCGGAGGACTCACAGACGGtggatccggcggcggcggagctgaGTTCGTCGGCCGACTTCTCATGTGCATCGCCGGCATGGGACCCTCTGTCCGGCTGCTTGGACTGGGACCACTTCGGCGACAGCCCGTTCGATTGCGAGTTCCTGGATTTTGACGCCATTCCTCTGTTCCAATAG
- the LOC109762871 gene encoding transcription factor WRKY45-1-like, which translates to MAMRPKSEMSPPPAPPSPSDQRDAVIEELRKGSQLAEFLRQQVELIPEDSRRDAALANVSDITTALASSLSVLQSEKEQYSSSSSSYDPGHASGPSGGGMRNGPVARSRNRKAKHRRGTYGEELPIKEILTEAPENDRFHWRKYGEKKILHADFPRLYYRCGYSDEHKCPAKKYVQQQNSRDPPMFLVTLINDHTCDTLFPDEDQDQPPSSSSSPNNSQVLDFSKASLSSAVGVSRLKKEEDADMSVTVPSYNYTYDELSSSSLPFLSPKQWEMEMEVKSLFRRHSGDGS; encoded by the exons ATGGCGATGCGGCCCAAGTCCGAGatgtcgccgccgccggcgcccccGTCGCCCTCCGACCAAAGAGACGCTGTCATAGAGGAGCTCCGGAAGGGCTCTCAGCTTGCGGAGTTCCTCCGGCAGCAGGTGGAGCTCATCCCGGAGGACAGCCGCCGTGACGCCGCGCTGGCCAACGTGAGCGACATCACCACGGCCCTGGCGTCGTCGCTCTCTGTGCTCCAGTCGGAGAAAGAGCAGtactcttcctcctcctcctcctatgaTCCCGGCCATGCTTCCGGCCCCTCAGGTGGCGGGATGCGAAATGGCCCCGTGGCACGCTCCAGGAACAGGAAGGCGAAGCACCGGCGAGGCACCTACGGCGAGGAGCTTCCAAT CAAGGAGATACTAACCGAGGCACCAGAAAATGATCGATTCCACTGGAGGAAATATGGCGAGAAGAAGATCCTCCATGCTGATTTTCCAAG GTTATACTACAGATGCGGATACAGCGACGAGCACAAGTGCCCGGCCAAGAAGTACGTGCAGCAGCAGAACAGCCGCGACCCGCCCATGTTCTTGGTCACCCTCATCAACGACCACACATGCGATACTTTGTTCCCAGATGAAGACCAAGACCAACCACCCAGCAGCTCAAGCAGCCCTAATAACTCGCAGGTGCTCGACTTCTCCAAAGCGTCGCTCTCTTCGGCTGTTGGTGTCTCGAGGTTGAAGAAGGAGGAAGACGCGGACATGTCCGTGACCGTGCCCAGCTACAACTACACGTATGATGAGCtgtcttcttcctcgctgccgttcCTGTCGCCCAAGCAGTGGGAGATGGAAATGGAGGTCAAGTCACTTTTTCGTCGTCACTCTGGGgatggtagctag